In one window of candidate division WOR-3 bacterium DNA:
- the coaBC gene encoding bifunctional phosphopantothenoylcysteine decarboxylase/phosphopantothenate--cysteine ligase CoaBC — protein sequence MKIILGITGSIAAFKSIELGRLLLKKGHRVIPVLTKSALNFVTPLSLTSLLNEKVYYDMFELEENKIPLHIKLSRECDLIAVIPASFNFISKASLGLADDLLSLLFHSAIVPKIVAPCMHPTLYENEILQKHLLNLLNMGVYVIEPIEGEMSDLTVGKGRLKEPEELLEEIEKVIEIKNKLKGKKILLTFGRTEEEIDDVRVITNKSSGKMGFSLYKVLKMTGSRLKVIAGKTDFEVPSDVIRVKSTGDFLKILEEELINESYDALIMCAALSDFKPKVKFKGKIKKNIEKLNLELEKNVDVLKEISKLKNKTKFIGFALEEKPDIEVAYNKLKEKNLDLIILNTIQTISSDFIDLKIITEDKKVFDFGNVPKVKGAFEIVKKISEII from the coding sequence TTGAAAATAATATTAGGTATAACCGGAAGTATTGCAGCTTTTAAATCAATAGAACTTGGACGACTTTTATTAAAAAAAGGACACAGGGTAATCCCAGTTTTAACAAAAAGTGCACTTAATTTTGTTACTCCTCTATCCCTTACATCTCTTTTAAACGAAAAAGTTTATTATGATATGTTTGAACTTGAAGAGAATAAAATTCCCTTACATATAAAATTGTCAAGGGAATGTGATTTAATCGCTGTTATTCCTGCTTCTTTTAATTTCATATCAAAAGCTTCCCTTGGTCTTGCCGATGATCTTTTATCCCTTTTATTTCATTCTGCAATTGTTCCTAAAATAGTTGCACCCTGTATGCATCCAACCCTTTATGAAAATGAAATTCTTCAAAAACATCTCTTAAATCTTTTAAATATGGGGGTTTATGTTATTGAACCCATTGAAGGCGAAATGTCAGATTTAACCGTAGGAAAAGGGAGACTCAAAGAACCAGAGGAATTGTTAGAAGAAATCGAAAAAGTTATTGAAATCAAAAATAAACTAAAAGGTAAAAAAATTTTATTAACCTTTGGAAGAACAGAAGAAGAAATAGACGATGTAAGAGTTATTACAAATAAATCTTCTGGTAAAATGGGTTTTTCCCTTTATAAAGTTTTAAAAATGACAGGATCCAGATTAAAAGTTATAGCAGGTAAAACAGATTTTGAAGTTCCATCAGATGTTATAAGAGTTAAAAGTACCGGTGATTTTTTAAAGATACTGGAAGAAGAACTTATAAATGAAAGTTATGATGCTCTTATAATGTGTGCTGCCTTATCTGATTTTAAACCCAAAGTAAAATTTAAGGGTAAAATAAAGAAAAATATAGAAAAATTGAATTTGGAACTTGAGAAAAATGTAGATGTTTTAAAGGAAATTTCAAAGTTAAAAAATAAAACAAAATTTATCGGTTTTGCACTTGAAGAAAAGCCTGATATTGAAGTTGCTTACAATAAACTGAAAGAAAAGAATCTTGATTTAATAATTTTAAATACAATTCAAACCATTTCCTCGGATTTTATTGACCTTAAAATTATAACAGAAGACAAGAAGGTATTTGACTTCGGGAATGTACCAAAAGTTAAAGGAGCTTTTGAAATTGTCAAAAAAATTTCAGAGATTATTTAA